The segment AGCGACGTGGGCGGGCGCCACGCGAACACGCCGTAGGGCGCCCCGTCGGTGCCACGCGGGACGTCGGGACCGGTCATGCCGCGCACGAAGAGGTACAGGACGCCCGCCACGTGCTCGTCGGGGTCGTACCCGCGCAGCCGCCACCGCAGGAACCGGTGCTGCGCGACGGCGTAGAGCAGGGCCTGCAGCGGGTAGGTGGTGTGCAGCATCGCGCCGGCGAGACGGTCGGGGGCGTAGGCCTCGAGTCCTCCCCCGGCCTCGGTGAGGTCGGGGCCCTCGAGCCGGTTGGTCTTGTGGTCGACCACGAGCGAGCGGTCGCCGTCGAGTCGCAGCAGCAGGTCGATGGACCCGGTGAGGTAGCCGCGCAGGGTGCGGCCGCGCAAGGACGCGTCGCGCAGCTCGGCCGCGAAGGGCCGCAGCGGGTCGGCCGCCGCGAGATGCTGCTCCATCAGGTCGGCGACGTCGGCGAGGGTGCCGGGTCGATCCACCCGACCGCGACGGTCACCGCCGGCGAGCGGCAGCTCGAAGTCCATCTCGCGGAACGGGCGTCGGGCGAGCGCCTCGGCGAGGGTCAGGTCGTCCGCGAGCGCGCCGAGCGGGGTGCGCAGCGCGCCGACGAGGGCGGGCACGAGTGCCTCGACGTCGACCGCGATCGGTCGGCGGGCCAGCTGCTCCTCGACTCGGAGCCTCACCTCGCGCTCCATGGCATCGGTGCTGGTGGCCATGACGTCGGCGTCGACGTCCTCGAGCACCCCGTGCACGAGGGTGCCGAGCGCAGCGCCTCCCACGAGGTCGGCCCAGGGCGACGGGCCGAGCGTGGACGCGACCCCGACGTCGGCGACCACGTCGACCTCGTCGTCGGGGCCGACGGTCTCGGGCTCGCTGGCCACCGACCGTCCGTCGTCGCGGCGCACGAGCGACGTGTAGGAGGTGCGCGTCCAGGTGGTGTCGACCTCGCGCCCGAGCCGGCGGAGCACGAGCTCGGTGCCGTCGGCGGGTGCGGGGTCGAGCGGCAGCGTCTGGGTGACCATCTGCTCCACGACCGGACCTGCGCGGTCCTGCCAGGCGCGCAGCCGCGCGACGGCGTCGTGGTCGGACGGGACCGGTTGCGTGTCGGGCACGACCGGGTCGTCGGGGTCGGGACGGAACAGGGCCCGGTGCAGGGCGGCGTGCTTGCCGTTGAACGTGGGCGCCCAGTGCATGACCAGACGGGACTGCGCGCGGGTCATGGCGACGTAGAGCAGGCGGAGGGCCTCGCCGGCCCGCTCGGCGTCGGAGCGGGCGGCATGGGTGCGCCACGAGGGTCCGTCGCCGCCGACGTCGAGGCAGCGGCGGCCGTCGGCGTCGTGCAGGCGCACCATCGTGGGCGTCGGGACGTAGCGGTCGAACAGGAACGGCACGTAGACGACGGGGTACTGCAGCCCCTTGCTCACGAAGGTGGTGACGATCTGCACGGCGTCGGCGTCGGTGTCGAGCCGACGGGTGCGGTCGGCCGACGGCGCGCTCTCGGAGCGTCGGTCGAGCAGCCAGCGCAGCAGGCCCGAGAGGCCGAGGCCGTGCTCACGAGATGCGCCGGCGAGCACGTGGCCCACGTGCTCGAGGTCGGTGAGCTGACGTCGGCCGCCCTCGTGGCGCAGCAGCCGCTCCACGACCGCCGGGTCGCCGGTGAGCGCCTCGACCATGCCGGCGGTGCCACGCTCGCGCTGCAGGTCGGCGAGGTCGCGCAGCTGGGCGGAGACGCGGTCGGTGAGGCCGTCGCCGTCGGGGTCCGCTCCCCCGGTGGCGAGGTCGGCGGCGGTGAGCCCGAGGAACGGTCCGAGGGCCGCGGCGCGCACGTAGCCGCTGCGGTGCGGGGACTCCAGCGCCGTGAGCAGCGTGACCCACTGCAGCCCGGCGTCGCTCTGCAGCACGTCGGGGCCACCGCTGCGCACGGCGGGAACACCCAGTCGGGCGAGGGCCTCGTGCAGCAGGTCGGCCTCGAGGTGACGCTCGACGAGGATCGCGACGTCGCCCGCGGTGAGCGGGACCGAACCCGCACCGTGGTCGTAGGTGGCGCCGCTGCGCAGGAGGGCGGCGATGTCGCCGGCCACGTCGGCGGCGACCCGCGGGCGCACGTCGCCGATCTTGAGGGGCGCGTCGGACTCGTGCTGGGCGTCGCTGCGCAGCAGGGCACGGAGCCGGAACGGCGCCTCGTGCTCGGGGTCGTGCAGGCGTGAGCCGGTGAGCGCGGCGCGGGCGGGGCGCACGAGGATCTCGGGGTCGCCCAGCGCTGCTCCGCGGAGCACGGTGTCGACGGCGGCCACGAGCGGTGCGTCGCTGCGGTGGTTCTCGACGAGGGTGCGGCGGGTGTCGGCCTGGGCGGCGGCGCGCAGGTAGGTGTCGACGTCGCCGCCGCGGAAGCCGTAGATGGCCTGCTTGGGGTCGCCGACGAGCACCATCGTGGCGTGGCCGAGGAAGGCCCGCTCCAGGATCTGCCACTGCACCGGATCGGTGTCCTGGAACTCGTCGACGAGCACGAACCGCCAGCGGTCGCGCATGACGGTGCGGGCGGGTGAGGCCGCGGGCTCGAGGGCCTCGGCGAGTCGCTGCAGCAGGTCGTCGTAGGACAGGGTGCGGGCGGCGAGCCGACGTCGTGCCGACTCGTCACGGACGGCAACGGCGAACCGCCGACGCAGGTCGGGCGGCGAGCCCTGCGGTGCGTCAGTGGGCAGCAGGTGGGCGGACGGGTCCTCCACGGCGCGGCGACCGAGCTGCCCGGCCTCGGCGTGGTCGAACGGCGGCGTGGCGCCCATGCCGACGGCGCGCAGGTAGAGGTCCGCGACGACCTGGTCGACGATCTCGGTGTCGTCCTCGATGAGCGCCGACCCGGGCTCGACGTCGCCGGTGGTGCCGAGGCTGCGCAGCACGGCGTGGCAGAAGCCGTGAGTGGTGGTGATGGTGGCCTCGTCGAAGCGTGCGACGGCGCGCCGGAGCCGACGTCGGCGCTGGGCGCGCTCGGCCTCGGGCGCGTCGAGCAGGAGGGTCAGGAGCGCGTCGGACTCAGGCGCGCTGCCCGTGGTGAGCGTGGTGTCGGCCTCCACGAGGCGCTCGCGCACGCGGTCCTTCAGCTCGGCACTTGCGGCTCGGCCGAAGGTGACGACCAGGAGGTCGTCAAGCTCGGCGTGACCTTCGGCGACCAGGCGGGTGACGAGCGCGGCGATGGCCCAGGTCTTGCCGGTGCCGGCGCTGGCCTCCAGCAGCGTGGTGCCGGTGGGCAGCGGGTCGGTGATGTCGAACTCGGCGACGTCGACGACGGCAGGGTGGCGCTCGCTCATCAGGCACCGTCCAACCGGTCGAGCAGCGGCGTCCAGAGGGTGACGGCGTGCTGGTCGAGCCCGCGCGTGACGAGCGCGGAGAACGGAAGTGAGGGCCCGTAGACCAGCCGGTGGTAGGCGTCGGCGTCCTCACCGGGGATGTCGCGGCTGCCGACCCACTCCCGCTCGGCGAAGACCTCGGCGATCTGCGGCTTGCCACGACGGATGCCGGCGGCGTAGGCCTGCGACGTCTTGACCGGGAGCGGCAGCGGGCGCTTCGTGCCGAGGGTGTGGAGGTCGAGGACCTCGGCGAGGATCGCGCGTGCCTCGTCGTCGGTGGGCGGGGCGATGGTGGCGACACCGGGCGCCTTGCCGCGTCCGGCCGACACCCGGCCGACGAGGTGCATCGGCAGCCCCTGGCCGGCGGCGGCGAGCGCGAGCACGTCGACCCAGGCCTCCACCAGCTGGCGTCCCTGCACGGTCGAGGGCGTGACCCTCAGCGCGTGGACGGGGTGCACGTCGGCGACGGTGCCGACCACGCGACGTCCGTCGGCCAGCTCGATGTCGACGTCGACGCTGTGGGCGGCCTCGGTGCGCAGCGGCGCGGCGAAGGCGAAGAGGTCGCCCACGAGCCTGCGGCTCTTCTGCAGGGTGGAGGCGGCGAGCGGCCCGGGAGGGAGCAGGCCGCGACGCAGCTCGTCGGCCTCGGCCTCCTCGCCCGGGGCACCGGCCAGCACGGCCTCGAGCACCCGACGACTGACGCCCCACTGCTCGAGGTGGCCGACGTCGAGCGGGATCGCGTCGTCGACCGGGTCGTCCTCGTAGGGCAGGCGGACGTCGAGCCGTCCGGTGACGAAGGCCTTGACGGGGTGGCGCACGAGCTCGCGCAGCTGGTCGAGGGTGACCACGTCGGCGCGCTGCTCGGGCAGGCTCTCGGGCAGGAAGAGCGCTGCCGGCTCTGGCTCGCGGGTGGTGGCGCGGGCACCTGCGTAGGCGGCGGCGTCGAAGCTGAACGCCGTGCCGGGCAGCAGGGCGCCGGGCGTGAAGGACCGCACGTCGAACGACTGCAGGGGGTGGTGGACGGTCACGTGGTCGCGGACGTCGGCGCTCGGGACGGTCCGGTCGAGCTGGTCGAGGAGCTCGCCGACCGGTGTGGCGGGCGGGAGCGGGCGCCCGGTGTGCTCGCTGGCGCCGGTGTAGGTGATGACCAGGTGCTCGGTGGCCGAGAGCACGGCGTCGAGGAAGAGCTGACGGTCCTCACCGGCGGCGTCGCGCTCACCGACGAGCGGGGTGCGGGCGAGCACGTCGTCGCCCAGCGGCGTGGGGGTGCGCGGGAAGGCGTCGGCGTCGACGCCCAGCAGGCAGACGACCCGGTGCGGCACCGAGCGCATGGGCACCATCGTGCAGACGGTCAGCGACCCGGTGCGGAAGCTCGTGCGGGTGGGGCGGGGCGCGAACGCGTCGGCCAGGAAGGCGCCGACCTCGACGACGGTGAGCGTGCCGCCTGTTCCGTCCTCGCCTCCCACCTCGGCGGCACCGACGGCCGGCGCGGCGAGCTCGGCGAGGATGCGCAGCACCTGCTCCTTCTGCCAGGCGTCGCGCGGGGGCACGTCGGTGAGCATGTGCACGGTGCGGGCGAGCAGGTCGGACCAGTCGGCGATGGGCTGCGGCTCGGCGTCGGCGAGGACGGAGCCGAGCCGGGCGACGGCCTCGTCGAGGCGTCCGACCAGGTCGACGGCGGTGCTGCCGAGGTCGTCGAGCGGAAGCACGCCGCCGAGCCGGTTGCCGGGCTGCCCGTCGTGCCGCTGACCGTCGGTGGCCACACCGAGGGCCAGCCGGTCGAGCCCGGAGCGCCAGGTGTTCTGAGCGAGACCGGCGAGGTTCCAGGCGCCGCGCGCGTCGGCGTCGACGCCCCAGCGGATGGCGGTCTGGGCGGTCCAGGTGTCGACCTGCTCGAGGTCGTCGTCGCTGAGGCCGAAGCGCCGGCGCACGGGAGCGAGGCCGAGCATGTCACGCACCTCGGTGGCAGTGGTGCGGCGGGCGGCGGCGATGTCGACGACGCGCTGGAGCACCTCGGCCACGGGGTTCACGGCGCCGGTGGCACGGTCGGCGAGCCGCACCCGCAGGCGGTGGCCGGGGTGGTCGACGCCGGCCACGTCGTCGAGCCCGAAGGCGGCCTCGACGAGCGGGGCGAAGCTTTCGACGTCGGGGCACATGACGAGCACGTCGCGCGGCTCGAGGGTGGGGTCGTCGGCGAGCAGGCCGACGACCACCTCGCGCAGCACGTCGACCTGGCGGGCGGGTCCGTGGCAGGCGTGCACCTGGACGGAGCGGTCGAGCGGGTCGAGGGTGCGCGCTCCTCCGTCGGTGGGCTCGCCGGTGGGTCCGTCGTGGTCGGCGGCGAGGTCGCGCTGGAGTGCGCCGAGCAGGGTGGTGGGGCGTTCGGGCGCGGGCAGGTGCTCGATGTCCGCGTCGCCGGGCAGGGCGAGCAGGGCGTGCTGCAGCTCGCTCACGTCACGTGCGCAGGCGGTGAGGAAGGTGCTGCCGGTCTCGAGCGTCTCGACCTCGTCGCGCCGGGGCGCGTGACCGTCGTGGGTACGGCCGGCGGTGGCGGCGACGGCGTCCCAGCGGGCGCGCGAGGGGTGCGGGAGCCAGAGGTGCACGTCGCGCACCTGGGCGAGCGCGTCGACGACGTCGAGCTCGGCGTGCGGCATGCGAGTGTGGCCGAAGAACGAGAGCCGCTGCGGCAGGTCGGGGTCGAGGCTGCCGTCGCGCAGGCGGGCTGCGGTGTCGGCCAGGCGCCGGTCAGGCGAGGGGTGACCGTCGAGCCTGGCGGCGACGCGCCGCCACACCTCGGCCTGCCAGCGGCTCTCGGGGCGCAGTGGTGCACCGAGCCCGTCCACGTCGTCACCCGCGCCCCACGCCTGCACCATCCACGGGCGCTGGACCGCATAGCCGTGCAGGAACGACGCGACCCGGCGCGCCGTCGGATAGCGCCGGCTGCGGCGCAGAGCTTCGTCGGCGGGCGCCATCCCCCGCCCCACGTGGCGGGCGACGATCTCGAGCCACGGCTCGTCGAGGTGCGCGTCGAAGACGTCGAGCACGGTCCATGCGAGCCGGCCGCTGGCCCAGGGGTCGTCGCGGTCCTTCTCGGTGAGCTCGGACAACAGATGGACGGGGCGGACGAACTCCACACCGGCGCAGATCCCGTCGTCGCGCCCGTCACTGGCCCCGAGCGAGTGGCTGATGGTCTGCGCGAGCCACCGCTCCACCCCGTTGGCGGCGACCACGACGACGTCGCGCTCGAACGGGTCCGCGGGCGGCTCCGCGAGCAGCCGCGCCAACCCGCCCGCGAGCACGTCGGCTCGCTCCGCGCGATGGATCGTCAAGGCCACGCCCCGAACCTAGCCGCCCACCCGGACACCCCGCTCCCACCCGTCCCCCAAGAGGTAGGTGGCCCGCGGAATAGGCCGTCGCGGTAGGAAGCCCGCAGAACCCGAGCCCCAGAGGTAGGTGAGCCGCGCTTTACGGCCTCGTATCCGCGGCAGACCTACCGCTCATCAAGGAATTGCGCGCGTCACCTACCTCAGATGTCCCACCGGAGCTGGGGACAACGGTCTTCACGTCCCCGTGCGATTTCGCTAGGTTCGGACCGTCAGATCGGGGGATCCACGTTGTCAGTCATCACCAGAACCGCCGCCATCGCGGCCGTCCTCCTCGCCTCCGCCTGCTCAGGCCAACCCGAGGTCCTCGAACCCGACCCGACCGCATCGACCACCCCGACTTCTTCCCTGGGCCCTCCGACCATGCCGGACGAGGCGCGTGAAGACTCGGAGTCTGGGGCTGCGACCTTCGCCTACTACTGGGTCTCAGTTTCAGATTTTGCTTCGCTTACGGGCAACGTGGAGGAACTGTCACGGATCTCCGCAGAAAGCTGCGGAGCGTGCTCTGAGTACATCGAGCTCTACGAGGAGACGTACCGCAAAGGCGGAAAGTTCACGGGTGGGCAGCAAGACTTCGGCGAGGTGACGACTGAGCGGGTTTCAGATCGCGAGGTCGTCGTCCGCGCGAAAGTGACGCTCGCGAAGGGCACGTACCAGGACTCCCGCGAATCAGCTGCGAAAGACGTAGCGGGCAGCACCACAAAGGTTGCCTATCGCGTGGCACGCGTGGGCAGCACTTGGTTGATGAAGGAGTTCGCTGTCGATGAGTAGACCTGCCTCCCTCTTCATCGCCACGATGCTTGTCCTACTTCTCGCGCCAGTTTCGAATGCTTCGGCCGATGGACCTACGGTGTCTCCGAAAGACAATAAGGTTCGGGCATCGGCCGAGAGGTACAAGAGCGAGGTCAACCGTCGCCCTGCTGGCCGAGGTGGCTTCGTCAACGCGGGCAAGCCTCGACGACTTGCACCGTGCTTCTTTTCGGGCGCTCGTGCCGGAGGTTCAGACTCGCGACGCTACGAGCGCACCTACCGCTGCGGCGCCCGCGGCATCACCGCCACCGACGCCCAACCCGCCGCCGCCCCTCAACTCACCGAGGGCGACATCCGCCGCGCCGTCAGCGAGATCCCGATGCCGTCGCTGCAGATCCAGGTGCAGCCAGGCGAGCGGACCCTCGTGAACGTCCCGACGATCTTCCACACCGACCCGCGGACCCTGCGCGAGAGCGTGACGCTGCTGGGCTTCGACATCGAGGTCGAGGCCACCCCCACCCGCTACACCTGGCACCCGGGCG is part of the Aeromicrobium sp. Leaf245 genome and harbors:
- a CDS encoding UvrD-helicase domain-containing protein; amino-acid sequence: MSERHPAVVDVAEFDITDPLPTGTTLLEASAGTGKTWAIAALVTRLVAEGHAELDDLLVVTFGRAASAELKDRVRERLVEADTTLTTGSAPESDALLTLLLDAPEAERAQRRRRLRRAVARFDEATITTTHGFCHAVLRSLGTTGDVEPGSALIEDDTEIVDQVVADLYLRAVGMGATPPFDHAEAGQLGRRAVEDPSAHLLPTDAPQGSPPDLRRRFAVAVRDESARRRLAARTLSYDDLLQRLAEALEPAASPARTVMRDRWRFVLVDEFQDTDPVQWQILERAFLGHATMVLVGDPKQAIYGFRGGDVDTYLRAAAQADTRRTLVENHRSDAPLVAAVDTVLRGAALGDPEILVRPARAALTGSRLHDPEHEAPFRLRALLRSDAQHESDAPLKIGDVRPRVAADVAGDIAALLRSGATYDHGAGSVPLTAGDVAILVERHLEADLLHEALARLGVPAVRSGGPDVLQSDAGLQWVTLLTALESPHRSGYVRAAALGPFLGLTAADLATGGADPDGDGLTDRVSAQLRDLADLQRERGTAGMVEALTGDPAVVERLLRHEGGRRQLTDLEHVGHVLAGASREHGLGLSGLLRWLLDRRSESAPSADRTRRLDTDADAVQIVTTFVSKGLQYPVVYVPFLFDRYVPTPTMVRLHDADGRRCLDVGGDGPSWRTHAARSDAERAGEALRLLYVAMTRAQSRLVMHWAPTFNGKHAALHRALFRPDPDDPVVPDTQPVPSDHDAVARLRAWQDRAGPVVEQMVTQTLPLDPAPADGTELVLRRLGREVDTTWTRTSYTSLVRRDDGRSVASEPETVGPDDEVDVVADVGVASTLGPSPWADLVGGAALGTLVHGVLEDVDADVMATSTDAMEREVRLRVEEQLARRPIAVDVEALVPALVGALRTPLGALADDLTLAEALARRPFREMDFELPLAGGDRRGRVDRPGTLADVADLMEQHLAAADPLRPFAAELRDASLRGRTLRGYLTGSIDLLLRLDGDRSLVVDHKTNRLEGPDLTEAGGGLEAYAPDRLAGAMLHTTYPLQALLYAVAQHRFLRWRLRGYDPDEHVAGVLYLFVRGMTGPDVPRGTDGAPYGVFAWRPPTSLVLGLSDLLDGRLAR
- a CDS encoding DUF6318 family protein, translating into MSVITRTAAIAAVLLASACSGQPEVLEPDPTASTTPTSSLGPPTMPDEAREDSESGAATFAYYWVSVSDFASLTGNVEELSRISAESCGACSEYIELYEETYRKGGKFTGGQQDFGEVTTERVSDREVVVRAKVTLAKGTYQDSRESAAKDVAGSTTKVAYRVARVGSTWLMKEFAVDE
- the recC gene encoding exodeoxyribonuclease V subunit gamma, which codes for MALTIHRAERADVLAGGLARLLAEPPADPFERDVVVVAANGVERWLAQTISHSLGASDGRDDGICAGVEFVRPVHLLSELTEKDRDDPWASGRLAWTVLDVFDAHLDEPWLEIVARHVGRGMAPADEALRRSRRYPTARRVASFLHGYAVQRPWMVQAWGAGDDVDGLGAPLRPESRWQAEVWRRVAARLDGHPSPDRRLADTAARLRDGSLDPDLPQRLSFFGHTRMPHAELDVVDALAQVRDVHLWLPHPSRARWDAVAATAGRTHDGHAPRRDEVETLETGSTFLTACARDVSELQHALLALPGDADIEHLPAPERPTTLLGALQRDLAADHDGPTGEPTDGGARTLDPLDRSVQVHACHGPARQVDVLREVVVGLLADDPTLEPRDVLVMCPDVESFAPLVEAAFGLDDVAGVDHPGHRLRVRLADRATGAVNPVAEVLQRVVDIAAARRTTATEVRDMLGLAPVRRRFGLSDDDLEQVDTWTAQTAIRWGVDADARGAWNLAGLAQNTWRSGLDRLALGVATDGQRHDGQPGNRLGGVLPLDDLGSTAVDLVGRLDEAVARLGSVLADAEPQPIADWSDLLARTVHMLTDVPPRDAWQKEQVLRILAELAAPAVGAAEVGGEDGTGGTLTVVEVGAFLADAFAPRPTRTSFRTGSLTVCTMVPMRSVPHRVVCLLGVDADAFPRTPTPLGDDVLARTPLVGERDAAGEDRQLFLDAVLSATEHLVITYTGASEHTGRPLPPATPVGELLDQLDRTVPSADVRDHVTVHHPLQSFDVRSFTPGALLPGTAFSFDAAAYAGARATTREPEPAALFLPESLPEQRADVVTLDQLRELVRHPVKAFVTGRLDVRLPYEDDPVDDAIPLDVGHLEQWGVSRRVLEAVLAGAPGEEAEADELRRGLLPPGPLAASTLQKSRRLVGDLFAFAAPLRTEAAHSVDVDIELADGRRVVGTVADVHPVHALRVTPSTVQGRQLVEAWVDVLALAAAGQGLPMHLVGRVSAGRGKAPGVATIAPPTDDEARAILAEVLDLHTLGTKRPLPLPVKTSQAYAAGIRRGKPQIAEVFAEREWVGSRDIPGEDADAYHRLVYGPSLPFSALVTRGLDQHAVTLWTPLLDRLDGA